In Streptomyces sp. NBC_01264, one DNA window encodes the following:
- a CDS encoding DUF6233 domain-containing protein, translating to MNENVGVRLARYRAVESWLDWQISQVREVIGRLESEEAATAARRPALPVPDWKLEIHRTGYGPQPFRVHAGSCPDGQGKPVERAEVLRLLGEGVEACPFCRPDAALGVLE from the coding sequence GTGAACGAAAATGTGGGCGTGCGGCTGGCCCGGTACCGAGCAGTTGAAAGCTGGCTGGACTGGCAGATTTCCCAGGTCAGAGAGGTTATCGGGCGCCTGGAGTCGGAGGAGGCCGCCACCGCGGCCCGCCGCCCGGCCCTGCCCGTCCCGGACTGGAAATTGGAGATCCACCGCACCGGGTACGGTCCGCAGCCGTTCCGCGTGCATGCCGGGTCCTGCCCCGACGGCCAGGGCAAGCCCGTGGAACGCGCCGAGGTGCTCCGGCTCCTCGGTGAGGGTGTGGAGGCCTGCCCGTTCTGCCGTCCCGATGCCGCCCTCGGGGTGCTGGAGTGA
- a CDS encoding peptidase M23, with amino-acid sequence MVDARDVAEAAATRAAAPLLAKVGCIGAALAVVGMLSLGIVTILSAGAANKAVNAKNKGSGCESPGLPDLSDLGRVPPGILAQQIHHAKIIDKVAQERGLPGRGSRVALMTALQESGLMNIDHGDRDSIGLFQQRPSQGWGTHAEIMDPARSSNLFYGGNPGRPPGLVDISGWNLMLPGNAAQAVQRSGHPELYATRHGQAEQIARKAGINLDRLGTATGDAPDWLPDPSTGPMPDQCTPGGGPAGAPFHDAASDWPAEVKNRRSTAEAIEWAKGQPALNEKRWWQRCLEFSARVHGWNAAGVGSAITHYHVMPEHMKHPGSRDVPPGALMYWETGNIHGHVSVYLGDGLIISNDVYRPGYVDVMPASDVESKWGARYVGWAPPYFPKGS; translated from the coding sequence GTGGTGGACGCCCGCGACGTCGCCGAGGCCGCAGCCACCCGGGCCGCCGCGCCGCTCCTGGCCAAGGTGGGCTGCATCGGCGCGGCCCTGGCCGTGGTCGGCATGCTCAGCCTCGGAATCGTGACGATCCTTTCGGCCGGAGCGGCCAATAAGGCAGTGAACGCCAAGAACAAGGGGAGCGGCTGCGAAAGCCCCGGACTGCCAGACCTTTCTGACCTCGGCAGGGTCCCGCCCGGAATCCTCGCGCAGCAGATCCATCACGCGAAAATCATTGACAAGGTAGCCCAGGAAAGAGGGCTGCCCGGCCGGGGTTCACGCGTCGCTTTGATGACCGCATTGCAGGAAAGCGGGCTGATGAACATCGACCACGGAGACAGGGATTCCATCGGTCTTTTCCAGCAACGCCCCTCCCAGGGATGGGGGACACACGCGGAAATCATGGACCCCGCCCGCTCCTCCAACCTGTTTTACGGCGGGAACCCCGGCCGCCCCCCGGGCCTGGTCGATATCTCCGGATGGAACCTGATGCTCCCCGGCAACGCCGCGCAGGCCGTCCAGCGCTCCGGTCACCCCGAGCTGTACGCCACCCGCCACGGCCAGGCCGAGCAGATCGCCAGGAAGGCCGGCATCAACCTGGACCGCCTTGGCACAGCCACAGGTGACGCCCCGGACTGGCTGCCCGACCCCTCCACCGGCCCCATGCCGGACCAGTGCACCCCCGGCGGCGGCCCGGCGGGAGCTCCCTTCCATGACGCCGCCTCCGACTGGCCGGCCGAGGTGAAGAACAGACGCAGCACCGCGGAGGCGATCGAGTGGGCAAAAGGCCAGCCCGCCCTCAACGAGAAAAGGTGGTGGCAGCGCTGTCTCGAATTCTCGGCCAGAGTCCACGGATGGAACGCCGCCGGAGTCGGATCCGCAATCACCCACTACCACGTCATGCCCGAACACATGAAACACCCGGGATCCAGGGATGTCCCCCCAGGCGCCCTCATGTACTGGGAGACCGGAAATATCCACGGCCACGTATCCGTATACCTGGGGGACGGCTTGATCATTAGCAATGATGTGTATCGGCCTGGGTATGTCGATGTAATGCCCGCGTCCGATGTTGAATCGAAATGGGGCGCCCGATACGTCGGATGGGCCCCGCCCTATTTCCCGAAGGGATCGTAA